One stretch of Tepidibacter hydrothermalis DNA includes these proteins:
- a CDS encoding ASKHA domain-containing protein has translation MKKNVYMKKGENILQGLKERNISFYAPCSGKGICGKCKVKIKNSTSNITEEEIKHLSKKEIEEGIRLACKTYMSEDGEVEIDYDINGCKNDLKKIKYNTKSFIQQKYIKIDLENGVSVIDIIKKQLNNVYIDNEMMRNISNINYNEGINITLYKDRIIDIKNDNYFNEKYGIAIDIGTTTVAVYLLNLNTGEQISVKSFQNPQAVYGSDVISRINYTIENKKGIDVLRQKIIKEIDYNIGLILDQFNIDRQEVYKCVIVGNTTMSHLFWGLNLNTLSKIPFIPINREMLYDRACNIAFDNMNKNAVVIFLPNIAGFLGSDTVAAMIEADFINNDKNILLIDLGTNGEIVLFTKKSILACSTAAGPAFEGANIKFGMQAFDGAINKLNIKEDIEYETINNKKARGICGSALVDIVSEMKKSGIINKTGKINNPEKIKNDKLRNRVLKKDKKYEFKITENISITQDDIRQLQLAKSAIRSGINILMEKQKISIQDLDYIYLAGAFGNFINKESAKGIGLIPNVDSDNIISLGNAAGEGAKKFLCNDNLEEDINYYMNNTEHVDIAKYENFQEEFLKNIYL, from the coding sequence TTGAAAAAAAATGTGTATATGAAAAAGGGAGAGAATATATTACAGGGATTAAAAGAAAGAAACATATCATTTTATGCACCGTGTTCGGGTAAAGGTATTTGTGGTAAATGCAAGGTTAAAATCAAAAATAGTACAAGTAATATAACGGAAGAAGAAATTAAGCATTTGAGTAAAAAGGAAATAGAAGAGGGAATAAGACTTGCTTGCAAAACATATATGAGCGAAGATGGAGAAGTTGAGATAGATTACGATATAAACGGATGCAAGAATGATTTAAAAAAAATAAAATATAATACTAAAAGCTTTATACAACAGAAATATATTAAAATAGATCTTGAAAATGGAGTAAGTGTAATAGATATAATAAAAAAGCAATTGAACAATGTATATATAGATAATGAAATGATGAGAAATATATCTAATATAAATTACAATGAAGGTATTAATATTACTTTATATAAAGATAGAATAATAGATATTAAAAATGATAATTATTTTAATGAAAAATACGGTATTGCAATAGATATAGGGACAACAACTGTTGCAGTATATTTACTAAATTTAAATACAGGGGAACAAATTAGTGTTAAGTCATTTCAAAATCCCCAGGCAGTATATGGTTCAGATGTTATATCTAGAATTAACTATACGATAGAAAATAAAAAAGGAATTGATGTATTAAGACAAAAAATTATAAAAGAGATAGATTATAATATAGGACTTATTTTGGATCAGTTTAACATAGACAGACAAGAAGTATATAAATGTGTAATAGTAGGAAATACTACTATGTCACATTTATTTTGGGGGCTTAATTTAAATACTTTATCAAAAATTCCATTTATACCTATTAATAGAGAGATGTTATACGATAGAGCGTGTAATATAGCATTTGATAATATGAATAAAAATGCTGTTGTAATATTTTTGCCTAATATAGCAGGTTTTTTAGGATCGGACACAGTAGCTGCTATGATAGAAGCTGATTTTATAAACAATGACAAAAACATATTATTGATAGATCTTGGAACGAATGGAGAGATAGTTTTGTTTACTAAAAAATCTATATTAGCATGTTCAACGGCAGCTGGTCCTGCTTTCGAAGGTGCAAATATAAAATTTGGGATGCAGGCATTTGATGGAGCTATAAATAAGTTGAATATAAAAGAAGATATAGAATATGAAACTATAAATAATAAAAAGGCAAGGGGAATATGTGGATCTGCATTAGTAGATATAGTAAGTGAAATGAAAAAATCAGGAATAATAAATAAAACAGGAAAAATAAATAATCCAGAAAAAATAAAAAATGATAAATTGAGGAATAGAGTACTAAAAAAAGATAAAAAGTATGAATTTAAAATAACTGAAAATATATCAATAACCCAAGACGACATTAGGCAGTTGCAACTTGCAAAATCAGCTATAAGAAGTGGAATAAACATACTTATGGAAAAACAAAAAATAAGTATACAAGATTTAGATTATATATATTTAGCTGGAGCATTTGGAAATTTTATAAATAAAGAAAGTGCAAAAGGGATTGGACTTATTCCAAATGTAGATTCTGATAATATAATATCTCTTGGTAATGCAGCAGGAGAAGGAGCTAAAAAATTTCTTTGTAATGA
- a CDS encoding corrinoid protein: MSISKVYDAVLEFDDELVIEAVEEEVNNGTNISNILNNGLINAMDEVGRLFSEGEFFVPEMLMAAHAMKAGLDVLKPHMSADDNESKGTVVIGSVKGDMHDIGKNLVAMMMEGAGFKVIDIGIDADTETFLNAAKEHGADVVCMSALLTTTMPAMSEIINKIKEEKLGYKTMVGGAPVTQKFANQIGASGYSEDAAEAVELARELVK, from the coding sequence ATGAGTATATCAAAAGTTTATGATGCAGTTTTGGAATTTGATGATGAATTAGTTATTGAAGCAGTTGAAGAGGAAGTTAACAACGGAACAAATATTTCAAACATACTTAATAACGGACTTATAAATGCTATGGACGAAGTTGGTAGATTATTTAGTGAAGGTGAATTTTTTGTGCCTGAAATGTTAATGGCTGCTCATGCTATGAAGGCTGGTCTTGATGTGTTAAAACCTCATATGAGTGCAGATGACAATGAGTCTAAAGGAACTGTAGTAATTGGATCTGTAAAAGGAGATATGCACGACATAGGGAAAAACCTTGTTGCTATGATGATGGAAGGTGCTGGATTTAAGGTCATAGATATCGGTATAGATGCGGATACTGAAACATTCTTAAATGCTGCAAAAGAACACGGTGCTGATGTTGTATGTATGTCTGCTCTTTTAACTACTACTATGCCTGCTATGTCAGAGATAATAAATAAAATAAAAGAAGAAAAATTAGGATATAAAACTATGGTAGGTGGCGCTCCTGTAACTCAAAAATTTGCTAATCAAATTGGAGCTAGCGGATACAGCGAAGATGCTGCTGAAGCAGTAGAACTTGCTCGTGAATTAGTTAAATAA
- a CDS encoding methyltetrahydrofolate cobalamin methyltransferase: MIIVGELINASRKLIGKAIEEQDCEYIKKVARDQADAGSNYIDVNAGIFVGQEPEYLEWLVKNVQEEVDIPCCIDSPDPNAIERALNVHKGVAMINSISLEKDRHDKILPIVAGTDLKVVALCMSDDGMPETTDDRLKIADKLINGLVQNNVPLDNIYVDPLVQPIATKDTFGVEFLDAVESIMNNFKGVHTVCGLSNISYGLPKRKFMNSLFATMAISKGLDGLLINPLDKQMMANILVAETLAGRDHFCMNYLKGYRKKKFEF, translated from the coding sequence ATGATTATTGTTGGTGAGCTTATAAATGCGAGCCGTAAATTAATAGGAAAAGCTATTGAAGAACAAGACTGTGAGTACATAAAAAAAGTTGCTCGCGATCAAGCTGATGCTGGTTCCAATTATATAGATGTAAACGCAGGTATATTCGTAGGTCAGGAACCGGAGTATCTAGAGTGGTTAGTTAAAAATGTTCAAGAAGAAGTAGATATCCCTTGTTGTATAGACTCTCCAGATCCTAATGCTATTGAAAGAGCTTTGAATGTCCATAAAGGCGTTGCTATGATAAACTCTATATCTCTTGAAAAAGATAGACACGATAAAATACTTCCGATAGTTGCAGGAACTGATCTTAAGGTAGTAGCTCTTTGTATGAGCGATGATGGAATGCCTGAAACTACTGATGATAGACTAAAAATAGCTGATAAACTTATAAATGGACTTGTTCAAAACAACGTTCCTTTAGACAATATATATGTAGATCCTCTAGTTCAACCTATAGCTACTAAAGATACATTTGGTGTAGAATTCTTAGATGCTGTAGAAAGTATAATGAATAATTTTAAAGGAGTTCATACAGTATGTGGTCTATCTAATATATCTTATGGTCTTCCAAAGCGTAAATTTATGAACAGTTTATTCGCTACTATGGCTATCTCAAAAGGACTTGATGGTCTTTTAATAAATCCTCTAGATAAGCAAATGATGGCGAATATATTAGTTGCCGAAACTTTAGCGGGAAGAGATCACTTCTGCATGAATTATTTAAAAGGATATAGAAAGAAAAAATTCGAATTTTAA
- a CDS encoding DUF6612 family protein: MKTLKIVFTLVMSILMSFTTVSMAQENDSISRIELSKSIIDSFEIELVQDSKSSFKDVKAEDLKYVSTIVDQKISSGYGEFFKPDKCVTNEEAMTMIVRAMGEEKLAQRMDIEGIEKGSDWAKCYIAYSIDKKIINKNIDPSAVLTKENCDSMIKNAVDYYNKELKRDGLTVYDMLDKAGQNMLEKKTYKATTNMDITSTTKSEEEGIEDTVINMNKVQEVQFEAPETVYTKDTTTMNNPETDEEMNMTSEVYMKDRIMYIKADGQEKWTKMDLNPMMNELQSMMGSSMNTNTLTKEQLDIFGMYAKYEADEKIEDKDYYVVSIDIDDESFKEIVKMIADKANEIAANVEETENKDKKEIDEFIDESDDQEMVKQIIDTIIENVEMNINCKYYIDKETKMYDKMEMEMDMKMNFMGINNETKATAESKYHDFGEKLEFPEISEDDVESMDL, translated from the coding sequence TTGAAAACTTTAAAAATTGTATTTACTTTAGTAATGTCTATCTTAATGTCTTTTACAACTGTTTCGATGGCTCAAGAAAATGACAGTATAAGTAGAATAGAATTATCAAAAAGCATAATTGATTCATTTGAAATTGAATTGGTACAAGACAGTAAATCTTCTTTTAAGGATGTCAAAGCAGAAGATTTAAAATATGTATCTACTATAGTTGATCAAAAAATATCGTCAGGATATGGAGAGTTTTTCAAGCCGGATAAATGTGTTACTAACGAAGAGGCTATGACTATGATAGTAAGGGCAATGGGTGAAGAAAAGCTTGCTCAAAGAATGGATATTGAAGGGATTGAAAAAGGATCAGATTGGGCTAAATGTTATATTGCTTATAGTATAGACAAGAAAATTATAAACAAAAACATTGATCCAAGTGCGGTTTTAACTAAAGAAAATTGTGATAGTATGATTAAAAATGCAGTTGATTACTATAATAAAGAATTAAAAAGAGATGGACTAACAGTATATGATATGTTAGATAAAGCTGGTCAAAATATGCTTGAGAAAAAAACATATAAAGCTACAACTAATATGGATATTACAAGCACTACAAAATCAGAAGAAGAAGGAATTGAGGATACAGTTATTAATATGAATAAGGTTCAAGAAGTACAATTTGAAGCACCTGAAACTGTATATACAAAAGATACTACTACTATGAATAATCCTGAAACAGATGAAGAAATGAATATGACTTCAGAGGTTTATATGAAGGATAGAATAATGTACATTAAAGCTGATGGACAAGAAAAATGGACTAAGATGGATCTGAATCCTATGATGAATGAATTACAATCTATGATGGGATCTAGTATGAACACTAATACACTTACTAAAGAGCAATTAGATATATTTGGTATGTATGCTAAATATGAAGCTGATGAGAAAATAGAAGACAAGGATTACTATGTTGTATCTATAGATATAGATGACGAGTCATTTAAAGAAATAGTTAAAATGATAGCTGATAAAGCTAATGAAATAGCTGCTAATGTTGAAGAGACAGAAAATAAAGATAAAAAAGAGATAGATGAATTTATAGATGAGTCTGATGATCAAGAGATGGTAAAACAAATTATAGATACTATAATTGAAAATGTAGAAATGAATATAAATTGTAAATATTATATAGATAAAGAAACTAAGATGTATGACAAGATGGAAATGGAAATGGATATGAAGATGAACTTCATGGGAATTAACAACGAAACTAAAGCTACAGCTGAATCAAAATATCATGACTTTGGAGAAAAGTTAGAGTTTCCTGAGATAAGTGAAGATGATGTAGAGAGTATGGATCTATAA
- a CDS encoding calcium/sodium antiporter: MNYFILIIGFVFLIKGADLFVDGSSSIAKTFKIPPILIGLTIVAFGTSAPEAAVSINAALKGSNEIALGNVVGSNLFNFLLVIGISSIINPMKVQKNTILKEFPLAILTSIVLFILCADITLQGAKVDVISKADGLILLCLFLVFLYYLIEMAIMSRDDYKDDSKKTSLGKSVFMSIIGVGGIIYGAEWVVDASSSIAIDFGMSKNLVGLTIVAVGTSLPELVTSIVAAFKNESDIAMGNVIGSNLFNILLVLGISSSIRPIPINPAIFVDMIFLLLVTIITYTFAITKRTVFRIEGVFLVCLYIGYMSYIIIRN; encoded by the coding sequence TTGAATTATTTTATATTAATAATAGGTTTTGTGTTTTTGATAAAGGGAGCTGACTTATTTGTAGATGGATCTTCATCAATAGCAAAAACTTTTAAAATACCTCCTATACTTATAGGTCTTACTATAGTTGCATTTGGAACTAGTGCGCCAGAAGCTGCTGTTAGTATTAATGCTGCTCTTAAGGGGTCTAATGAGATAGCACTTGGAAATGTGGTTGGGTCTAATCTATTTAACTTTCTACTTGTTATAGGTATATCATCTATAATAAATCCTATGAAGGTTCAAAAGAATACTATATTAAAAGAATTTCCACTTGCAATACTGACTAGTATTGTATTATTTATTTTGTGTGCAGATATAACTCTACAAGGAGCGAAAGTTGATGTTATATCAAAGGCTGATGGATTAATACTTCTTTGTCTGTTTTTAGTATTTTTATATTATCTTATTGAGATGGCTATAATGTCAAGAGATGATTATAAGGATGATTCTAAAAAGACCTCTTTAGGTAAAAGTGTATTTATGAGTATTATAGGTGTTGGAGGAATTATATATGGAGCAGAGTGGGTAGTAGATGCTAGTTCATCTATAGCTATAGATTTCGGTATGAGTAAGAATTTGGTGGGACTTACTATTGTAGCTGTAGGAACTTCTCTTCCAGAGCTTGTAACATCTATTGTAGCAGCATTTAAAAATGAAAGTGATATAGCTATGGGAAATGTTATAGGTTCAAATCTATTTAATATTCTTCTTGTTTTAGGAATATCATCATCTATAAGACCTATACCAATAAATCCGGCTATATTTGTAGATATGATATTTTTACTATTGGTTACTATAATAACGTATACATTTGCTATAACTAAAAGAACTGTATTTAGGATAGAAGGAGTATTTCTTGTATGTTTATATATAGGATATATGAGTTATATAATAATTAGAAATTAG
- a CDS encoding HAD family hydrolase, whose protein sequence is MNKTAAFFDIDGTLYRDSLMVEHFKKLIKYDLVDPSVWHSHAKKTFLDWDKRQGNYDDYLLELAEIYISSIKGLNKKDIEFTSNQVITLKAERVYRYTRSRIKWHLNEGHIVIFISGSPDFLVEKMANKYKVSDCVGSGYIFKDNKFSGDVTPMWDSDSKNKAIDTFVQKYNLDLSKSYAYGDTNGDFSMLTKVGNPIAINPAKELLCKIQNDEYLSKTAKIIVERKDVIYNLDPTVSVSI, encoded by the coding sequence ATGAATAAAACAGCAGCTTTTTTCGATATCGATGGCACGTTATATAGAGATTCTTTAATGGTTGAACACTTCAAAAAACTTATAAAATATGATTTAGTGGATCCTTCTGTATGGCATTCTCACGCAAAGAAAACATTTTTAGATTGGGACAAAAGGCAGGGAAATTACGATGATTACTTACTTGAACTTGCCGAAATATATATATCCTCTATAAAAGGTCTTAATAAAAAAGACATAGAATTTACAAGTAATCAAGTTATAACTTTGAAAGCTGAAAGAGTTTATAGATATACTCGTTCAAGAATAAAATGGCATTTAAATGAAGGCCACATAGTTATATTCATATCTGGAAGTCCAGATTTCTTAGTCGAAAAAATGGCTAATAAATATAAGGTTTCTGATTGTGTAGGAAGTGGATATATATTTAAAGACAATAAATTTTCTGGAGATGTTACTCCTATGTGGGATTCAGACAGTAAAAATAAAGCTATCGACACCTTCGTTCAAAAGTATAACCTAGATTTATCAAAATCATATGCTTATGGAGATACTAATGGAGACTTTTCAATGCTAACCAAAGTAGGAAACCCTATAGCTATAAATCCTGCAAAAGAACTTTTATGTAAAATTCAAAATGATGAATACTTATCTAAAACTGCTAAAATAATAGTTGAAAGAAAAGATGTAATATATAATCTAGACCCTACCGTTAGTGTTTCTATATAA
- a CDS encoding J domain-containing protein, with protein sequence MRNPYEVLGVNKNASKEEVKRAYRDLAKKYHPDKHMNNPLSELAQEKFKEINEAYDSIMKGYENSGSGQYNNTGNNLYEVRDYINRGDFSTARNILSNMNNRSSEWYYLMGLTSMRLGLYDEGADFIKRAHFMEPNNREYKMAHDNIINRQRAYSSRTREYNGGTDMCNVCTTLYCADCCCECCGGDLIACC encoded by the coding sequence ATGAGAAATCCATATGAAGTTTTAGGTGTTAATAAAAATGCTTCTAAAGAAGAAGTTAAAAGAGCTTATAGAGACCTTGCAAAAAAGTATCACCCTGATAAGCATATGAACAACCCTCTATCTGAATTAGCACAAGAAAAATTTAAAGAGATAAATGAAGCATATGACAGTATAATGAAGGGATATGAGAATTCAGGAAGTGGTCAGTATAATAATACAGGTAATAATTTGTATGAAGTAAGAGATTATATAAACAGAGGAGATTTTTCAACAGCTAGAAATATACTTTCGAATATGAATAATAGAAGTAGTGAGTGGTATTATCTTATGGGTCTGACATCTATGAGACTTGGACTTTATGATGAGGGAGCTGACTTTATAAAAAGAGCTCATTTTATGGAGCCAAATAATAGAGAATACAAAATGGCTCATGATAATATAATCAATAGACAAAGAGCTTATTCATCTAGAACTCGTGAATATAATGGAGGAACTGATATGTGTAATGTATGTACAACTCTTTACTGTGCAGACTGTTGTTGTGAGTGTTGTGGTGGAGATTTGATAGCTTGTTGTTAG
- a CDS encoding DUF5685 family protein — protein sequence MFGYVRINKMELKMKEYYKYRGYYCGLCKYLKENFGEISRLSLNYDVTFLIILLSSIYKSKNSITKERCIVKPASKNLRIVNEITEYGANMNIILTHNKLKDNVDDDKRIKDYLFYYIHSHVYNKTDSTYKQKSEFIQSKLKELYELEKNNTMCIDKTSNIFGDIMREVFRYKEDEYTHILGNIGFNIGKYIYILDAYEDLDEDSKKGRYNPFMNYIDNKEELKNKVENLILIILSFIEEDINKLELSENIGIVENIIYSGMYLRFINIMKGRDNDEKSI from the coding sequence ATGTTTGGATATGTAAGAATAAATAAAATGGAACTTAAAATGAAAGAATACTATAAATACAGAGGATACTATTGTGGTCTTTGTAAGTATTTGAAGGAAAATTTCGGAGAAATATCTAGACTTTCATTAAATTATGATGTAACATTTTTGATAATATTATTATCATCTATATATAAAAGCAAAAATTCTATAACTAAGGAAAGGTGTATAGTTAAGCCAGCGAGTAAGAATTTGAGGATAGTAAATGAGATAACAGAGTATGGTGCAAATATGAATATTATATTAACTCATAACAAACTAAAAGATAATGTAGATGATGATAAAAGAATAAAGGATTATTTATTTTATTACATACACAGTCATGTATATAATAAAACAGATAGTACATACAAACAAAAATCAGAGTTTATACAAAGTAAACTAAAAGAATTATATGAATTAGAAAAAAACAATACGATGTGTATAGATAAAACATCTAATATATTTGGAGATATAATGAGAGAAGTATTTCGTTATAAAGAAGATGAATATACACATATATTAGGTAATATAGGATTTAATATAGGAAAATATATATACATATTAGATGCATATGAGGATTTAGATGAGGATTCAAAAAAAGGAAGATATAATCCTTTTATGAACTATATAGATAATAAAGAAGAGCTTAAAAACAAGGTTGAGAATCTAATTTTGATTATACTATCTTTTATAGAAGAGGATATAAATAAGTTGGAATTAAGTGAGAACATAGGAATTGTTGAAAACATAATATATTCAGGAATGTATTTGAGGTTTATTAACATAATGAAGGGAAGAGATAATGATGAGAAATCCATATGA
- a CDS encoding heavy metal translocating P-type ATPase, whose product MKKVGDILTKKKNKRQPLLKCEVIHSIDGRIRLRCRAFEYLFEQKEEIEKKIENISSIKSAKISILTKNILIYYNGKSINQEEIIGIVEDTISLYSMIAYKGEREDKTKVSVKERSIQEEPVEDILKRIVSTTAVIGYSLFNKKNKIVPNSILGKFTTVPAIASIALSLPIIKSGISSLRNSYRPNADALTATSIVTSIVAGKDSSALTIILLSDIAELLTSYTMSKTRNSIKDMLSLNEEFVWVQLDDKTVKKVEISSIKKDDLVVVHTGEKICVDGEVVSGEAVVDQAAVTGEFMPAIKRKGENVFAGTVVKNGTITVKTEKAGDDTAVARIIHLVEEASHRKASIQAYADNFSGYLIPFNFILAGITYMVTKSSSRALNMMIIDYSCGVRLSTATAFSAAINTAVRNGILIKGGNYIERLAESDTLILDKTGTLTEGKPQILNVISANKDISEKEVIEIAAAAEETSNHPMAIAVLSKLRQSGWDIPAHGKNKVHIARGIETTIGQDKIYVGSKVFMSDNDVDTSILDDEAKTLISNGEGLIYVARNNELIGILGIQDKLRDNMKKAINNLRYQGIDDIALLTGDLKEQAEIVANKMAVDRYEAQLFPEDKAKQVLSIQSKGSKVIMVGDGINDAPALAYADVGVAIGGGMTDVAMEASDITIQSDNPMLLPAIVDMSNKTMNIVKQNFGMAIGINTLGLLLGAVGTLPVFWGAVLHNSSTILVIANSLRLLVYDIEKR is encoded by the coding sequence ATGAAAAAAGTAGGTGATATTTTGACAAAAAAGAAAAATAAAAGGCAGCCTTTGTTAAAGTGTGAAGTCATACACAGTATAGACGGAAGAATAAGACTTCGATGCAGAGCATTTGAATATTTATTTGAACAAAAAGAAGAAATAGAGAAGAAAATTGAAAATATAAGTTCAATAAAATCTGCAAAAATAAGTATATTAACTAAAAATATACTTATTTATTATAATGGAAAATCTATAAATCAAGAAGAGATAATAGGAATAGTAGAGGATACCATATCACTATATTCTATGATAGCGTACAAAGGAGAAAGAGAAGACAAGACTAAGGTCTCTGTTAAAGAAAGAAGTATTCAAGAAGAACCTGTTGAGGATATATTAAAGAGAATAGTTTCAACTACCGCTGTTATAGGATATTCTTTATTTAACAAAAAAAATAAGATTGTACCAAATAGTATACTTGGCAAATTTACAACAGTTCCTGCTATTGCATCTATAGCTTTATCATTACCTATTATAAAAAGTGGTATTTCATCTTTAAGAAATTCTTATAGACCAAATGCAGATGCGCTAACAGCAACATCTATTGTAACTAGTATAGTGGCAGGTAAGGATTCATCAGCACTTACTATAATACTACTTTCAGATATAGCTGAGCTTTTAACATCGTATACTATGTCTAAAACTAGAAATTCGATAAAAGATATGCTTTCTTTAAATGAAGAATTTGTTTGGGTACAGCTTGATGACAAAACGGTAAAAAAAGTAGAAATATCAAGTATAAAGAAAGATGATTTAGTAGTAGTACATACTGGAGAAAAAATATGTGTAGATGGTGAGGTTGTATCTGGAGAAGCAGTTGTAGATCAAGCTGCTGTAACTGGAGAGTTTATGCCAGCTATAAAAAGAAAAGGTGAGAATGTATTTGCTGGAACTGTAGTAAAAAATGGAACAATAACTGTAAAAACTGAAAAAGCAGGTGATGATACAGCTGTAGCTAGAATTATTCACCTAGTAGAAGAAGCATCTCATAGAAAAGCATCTATTCAGGCATACGCTGATAATTTTTCAGGGTATTTAATACCATTTAATTTTATATTGGCTGGGATTACATATATGGTTACAAAGAGTTCATCAAGAGCTCTTAACATGATGATTATAGATTACTCTTGCGGAGTTAGACTATCTACAGCTACTGCATTTTCTGCTGCTATAAATACAGCAGTTAGAAATGGAATACTTATAAAAGGTGGAAATTACATAGAAAGATTAGCAGAGTCTGATACTTTAATACTGGATAAGACAGGTACATTAACGGAAGGAAAACCACAAATACTAAATGTTATATCTGCAAATAAGGATATATCAGAAAAGGAAGTTATTGAAATTGCAGCTGCTGCTGAGGAAACATCAAATCATCCTATGGCAATAGCAGTTCTTTCAAAGCTTAGACAATCAGGATGGGATATACCAGCTCATGGAAAGAATAAGGTACATATAGCTAGAGGAATAGAGACTACTATAGGTCAAGACAAGATATATGTAGGTAGTAAAGTATTTATGTCAGATAATGATGTAGATACATCTATTTTGGATGATGAGGCTAAGACATTAATATCTAATGGAGAAGGTCTAATATATGTAGCTAGAAATAATGAATTAATAGGAATTCTTGGGATTCAAGACAAATTAAGAGATAATATGAAAAAGGCTATAAATAATTTAAGGTATCAAGGGATAGACGATATAGCTCTTTTAACAGGAGATTTAAAAGAACAGGCTGAGATAGTTGCCAATAAAATGGCTGTTGATAGATATGAAGCACAGTTGTTTCCTGAAGATAAAGCAAAACAAGTTCTTAGCATACAATCAAAAGGATCTAAGGTAATAATGGTTGGAGATGGAATAAATGATGCTCCTGCACTGGCATATGCCGATGTAGGTGTTGCAATAGGAGGAGGCATGACGGATGTTGCCATGGAAGCATCTGATATCACTATACAGTCAGATAATCCTATGCTACTTCCTGCTATTGTAGATATGTCTAATAAAACTATGAATATTGTAAAGCAGAATTTTGGAATGGCAATAGGAATAAATACACTAGGATTATTATTAGGTGCAGTAGGTACACTTCCTGTATTTTGGGGTGCTGTCCTTCATAATTCAAGTACTATATTAGTTATTGCCAATTCACTTAGGTTGCTTGTATATGATATAGAGAAAAGGTAG
- a CDS encoding HMA2 domain-containing protein: MFDIVSFAAIHLKKFKVIHKLPGRLRIKVPNMNKATKDAISYEKYLTEAINILPGIKEVTYNYISGNILLTYDIKVTCEKQVLSWLDKIWEISIKNRKFIEEHAINNIDYVADNIRYQLKKEVDNI, translated from the coding sequence ATGTTTGATATAGTTTCGTTTGCAGCTATTCATCTTAAAAAATTCAAAGTAATACATAAGTTACCAGGTAGACTTAGGATTAAGGTTCCAAATATGAACAAAGCTACTAAAGATGCAATTTCATATGAAAAATATCTTACAGAAGCCATTAATATACTACCTGGTATAAAAGAAGTTACGTATAACTATATAAGTGGTAATATTCTTTTAACTTATGATATTAAAGTTACTTGTGAAAAACAGGTTTTATCATGGTTAGATAAAATATGGGAAATAAGTATTAAAAATAGGAAGTTTATAGAAGAGCATGCAATTAATAATATAGATTATGTAGCAGATAACATTAGATATCAGCTAAAAAAAGAAGTAGATAATATATGA
- a CDS encoding HMA2 domain-containing protein: MFCIWRTVIYSAIGMIFTDKNKKNNITNKVPSFKGILEVRHCITGRIRLYIPILKNNEEIKSIIMDQLSKINLITNIDINTITGTVLLNYDNEKIDPMIIVGIMIKILNLEQEIEKTPKSKIEKEMIELKSSLNRAVYEKSQGIIDGKTTLGLSLVLFGIYRLRKNPTIMPSGMTLMWWVYSEFFKGGVN, from the coding sequence ATGTTTTGCATATGGAGAACTGTAATTTATAGTGCTATTGGAATGATATTTACCGATAAGAACAAAAAAAATAATATAACAAACAAGGTTCCAAGCTTCAAAGGAATATTGGAAGTGAGACACTGTATAACAGGTAGAATCAGACTTTATATTCCAATATTAAAAAATAACGAAGAAATCAAATCTATTATAATGGATCAACTTAGTAAGATAAATCTTATAACAAATATAGATATAAATACTATAACTGGTACAGTACTTTTAAATTATGATAACGAAAAAATAGATCCTATGATTATAGTTGGAATAATGATAAAGATCCTTAATTTAGAACAAGAAATAGAAAAAACGCCTAAGTCAAAAATTGAAAAAGAGATGATAGAACTTAAAAGTAGTTTGAATAGAGCTGTATATGAAAAAAGTCAGGGAATAATAGATGGAAAAACTACGTTAGGCTTGAGTCTAGTTTTATTTGGTATATATAGATTGAGAAAAAATCCTACTATAATGCCTAGCGGAATGACCCTTATGTGGTGGGTATATTCTGAGTTTTTTAAAGGAGGAGTTAATTAA